One stretch of Bombus affinis isolate iyBomAffi1 chromosome 4, iyBomAffi1.2, whole genome shotgun sequence DNA includes these proteins:
- the LOC126915369 gene encoding LOW QUALITY PROTEIN: cilia- and flagella-associated protein 70-like (The sequence of the model RefSeq protein was modified relative to this genomic sequence to represent the inferred CDS: inserted 2 bases in 1 codon), which translates to MEERISMGEKNIKLTIHAIENIIRKEDTNISITVEHNGVILGESNPTLIKSDCKDNTIHVIDFSVNLPVTLKDKQMVNSVVSIPVLIKIVQIIKDAMEAQTPSDEVKKNEVKKKSIFSTTSAALPTSQLLGICNFDLMPIILGENNFTEKLILETPTFSFNGELISWQNLPRLTVTALQDRVPISQPNEAMNFLHVTIESMYNIPEIFTESLQYKAGTIAYINNEVPENIIFDHGLWMKYRDIERTKRWNSLRHIENRAQLSKYKLDCDFMGVQNKFNKQIDLAKKICEDMPRIEWNSLNRCILWGSGIEAMRDHIRKYKYWPFQFEITGKTSPTKSKNASSTTQLYQCYVDVSELLFPGRKNCRVVGQLYKFNPSDMSEKVGLEQNIFGTGTQRKEVKEKDKRSKTSKNTQSIQSETETVQKASEPITIESGEPTIIVIEIELYEPLVACRIEKDFTNLINEMIPKSEKKQHYIYSADVAEAQYMHCVQKLAQVLTECYRDELTCFTQYLYKTGVYLSVRNTLRMKIPLLIDQKFKMPKNLIDSKESHNFICSVYTYLVEQMHLAINQMLECRFTQDLENDLDLKLVYFYAEEAYELGNFEDARDYYTKVIASNKTDPHPWTQYAIFLKKIGDIERAKECCLEAITLNHQHAMALLVYAMILFENREYKETEIFLRAITYLYPRFFEGWTILHLFFIRTEYYPGVDLTLRIAKKCMQDKSRTIVLDQEPLSWTTIHCPNDNVYMIVTTFLLKLNFCELAALALAQEMENSGRSMQVLYYMAVEHYMSGKYENALSHLEEIRCDYGMDYSVSSLTGHCYFKIGNTEKAIECYEFARMLFDRPDDLHLVEVRLGYYYYDTGNFDRARKIFLSACKSSPTCLTWLGFGISCYELNQFHEAEMSLSEANRINNHNVDVWGYLCLLNMTLERYDEFAQCYAEMIKYQNNLKDRKLWLRITNLMKALDYAPPNLKQANDXENHSTEGFEEQFEN; encoded by the exons ATGGAGGAGCGGATTTCAATGGGCGAAAAAAATATCAAGTTAACTATACATGCCATCGAAAATATC atAAGAAAGGAAGACACGAACATATCAATCACAGTAGAACATAATGGTGTTATCTTGGGCGAGAGTAATCCAACAttaatcaaatcggattgtaaaGACAACACAATTCATGTTATCGATTTCTCTGTTAACTTGCCAGTTACTTTAAAAGATAAACAAATGGTTAATTCAGTTGTATCAATTCCTGTACTAA TAAAAATTGTCCAAATCATAAAAGACGCGATGGAAGCACAAACTCCGTCAGATGAAGTTAAAAAAAATGAAGTTAAGAAAAAGTCAATATTCAGTACAACATCAGCAGCACTTCCCACATCACAGTTATTAGGGATATGCAATTTCGATTTGATGCCAATAATATTAG ggGAAAACAATTTCACCGAGAAGCTAATTTTAGAAACACCTACCTTTTCCTTTAATGGTGAATTAATTTCGTGGCAGAATCTTCCGCGTCTTACGGTAACAGCTTTGCAAGATCGTGTACCGATTTCTCAACCAAACGAAGCAATGAACTTTCTTCACGTTACCATCGAGAGCATGTATAATATACCAGAAATTTTCACAGAAAGTCTTCAATACAAAGCTGGCACGATAGCGTATATTAATAATGAG GTTCCAGAAAACATAATTTTCGATCATGGTCTTTGGATGAAGTATCGGGACATCGAGAGAACAAAACGATGGAACagtttacgtcatatagaaaaTCGAGCTCAGTTATCTAAATACAAACTGGACTGCGACTTTATGGGAGtgcaaaataaatttaataagcaGATTGACTTAGCG AAGAAGATATGCGAAGATATGCCACGAATAGAATGGAATTCTTTGAATCGGTGTATCTTATGGGGGAGTGGAATCGAAGCGATGCGGGATCATATtagaaa GTACAAATATTGGCCCTTTCAATTTGAAATAACGGGCAAGACTTCTCCAACGAAATCGAAAAACGCTTCATCTACAACACAGTTGTATCAATGCTACGTCGATGTCTCCGAACTTCTTTTCCCAGGCA GAAAAAATTGCCGAGTCGTAGGACAATTGTATAAGTTCAATCCTTCAGACATGTCTGAAAAAGTAGGGCTCGAGCAAAATATTTTTGGTACAGGAACACAACGCAAAGAAGTGAAAGAGAAAGATAAAAGAAGTAAAACATCAAAG AACACGCAATCGATTCAATCGGAAACTGAAACAGTACAAAAAGCAAGTGAACCAATTACTATAGAGAGTGGAGAGCCGACAATCATAGTAATTGAAATAGAACTTTACGAGCCTCTGGTCGCTTGTAGAATCGAAAAGGACTTCACGAACTT AATAAATGAAATGATACCTAAATCGGAAAAGAAAcaacattatatatattctgCTGACGTAGCGGAAGCGCAGTACATGCACTGTGTTCAAAAATTGGCGCAGGTCCTCACAGAATGTTATCGA GACGAGTTAACGTGTTTCACTCAGTACCTTTACAAAACTGGAGTATACTTATCTGTACGCAATACATTGAGGATGAAAATTCCCCTCCTGAtagatcaaaaattcaaaatgcCTAAAAATTTAATCGATTCTAAGGAATCTCAT AATTTTATCTGCTCTGTATACACATATTTAGTGGAACAAATGCATCTTGCCATAAATCAAATGCTCGAATGCCGATTTACGCAAGATTTGGAAAATGACCTAGACCTGAAGCTGGTATATTTCTATGCTGAAGAAGCTTATGAGCTTGGAAATTTCGAAGACGCTAGAGACTATTATACAAAA GTAATAGCATCGAATAAAACTGACCCGCATCCTTGGACACAATATGCCATATTCCTTAAGAAAATAGGTGACATCGAACGTGCAAAAGAATGTTGCTTAGAAGCAATCACTTTAAATCATCAACATGCAATGGC ATTATTAGTGTATGCGATGATTCTATTTGAAAATAGAGAATACAAAGAAACTGAGATTTTCCTCAGAGCTATCACTTACTTATATCCACGATTTTTTGAAGGCTGGACTATTTTACATCTTTTTTTCATACGAACAGAATACTATCCAG GAGTAGATCTTACGCTTCGTATTGCAAAgaaatgtatgcaagacaaATCTCGTACAATAGTACTAGATCAAGAACCACTTTCTTGGACCACGATTCACTGTCCCAATGATAATGTGTATATGATAGTTACAACATTTTTACTAAAACTGAACTTTTGTGAG CTAGCAGCACTCGCGTTAGCACAGGAAATGGAAAATTCCGGTCGATCAATGCAGGTTCTATATTACATGGCAGTAGAACATTATATGTCTGGCAAATACGAGAATGCATTATCGCATTTAGAAGAAATTCGATGCGATTATGGAATG GATTATTCGGTCAGTAGTTTAACGGGCCATTGTTACTTCAAAATAGGAAACACAGAAAAGGCAATAGAATGCTACGAATTTGCACGTATGCTATTTGATAGACCTGATGATCTACATTTAGTGGAAGTTAG ATTGGGatattattattacgatacTGGAAATTTCGATCGCGCAAGAAAGATTTTTTTGAGCGCATGCAAATCCTCACCAACTTGTCTAACTTGGCTAGGATTTGGTATCAGTTGTTATGAG TTGAACCAGTTTCACGAGGCAGAAATGTCTCTGTCTGAAGCAAATAGGATTAATAATCACAATGTGGATGTGTGGGGCTATTTATGCCTTTTAAATATGACGCTTGAAAGATACGACGAGTTTGCGCAATGCTATGCGGAAATGATCaaa tatcaGAATAATCTTAAAGATAGAAAACTGTGGCTGAGAATAACGAACCTGATGAAAGCTTTGGATTACGCACCACCAAATTTAAAACAAGCCAATGA GGAGAATCATAGCACAGAGGGGTTTGAGGAACAATTTGAAAACTAA